In Mugil cephalus isolate CIBA_MC_2020 chromosome 20, CIBA_Mcephalus_1.1, whole genome shotgun sequence, the following are encoded in one genomic region:
- the LOC124998225 gene encoding nuclear GTPase SLIP-GC-like isoform X2 — protein MHSRQRAEGGGERQRSSRERKSGSGVQCRREVTITNRSDKIRTGPSTSQYAIKRPGTPKSRSASSILRLECGKRHTLPYPNDATARNNSEEVILSQVKKRMKDVQFKLQNQDNTKLNTFLKTKIKDLETDKRELVGVFGRSGAGKSSLINAIIGEKDLLPTGSISACTTVMIKVEANMHNSKYEADIEFITKEDWDDELWPGRHLLPFNTEQKKKDDDDDDDDEDFVEKLTQLFGEEWKHGKTYEELKDHKQIRDLLQTKKIMLSCESAEELSKKLVNYTRRKQGNVEDGKRWYWPLVKCVTVKVPKEGFLQHVTLVDLPGSGDYNKSRDKMWKEIVGKCSTVWIVTEINRAATEKETWEILEHASSIMGNGGECHQIHFICTKSDQIDDSDDQSPADRILTNNKDVKKEVKNEFNNKNKINKHFKNSFEVFTVSAREFLKEKHLKPDDTEIPKLQDILQNLYDKHSETLNYVSGAYGILSLIQGARCREGADRTDVCAHFKQNLSRQLHQVKIKLEEVNKVFEKCLSEGVENSTKYCGKDLNRSLTFKKDGRGFHRTLKCVVENNGIYKPKKKGKKKGTPINLNMKLSSYLTDSIDEEFKKTFPNDRACEPFNGVISRLSLNTIELIQKYKDVELQLIFLQTEEEIMKRKLNKYIREQKKTIYNSLTATIAEDMKKCYERAASYKGDDTLKNMKEALQSHVRDSKSRMFDNAKTNMLEQLDQLKEDILKTLRTTMKKAIELSLKTDDFSFPDVSTELGEVKKIYNDMKAHQKRSSKQ, from the exons ATGCATAGCAGGCAGCGCGCTGAGGGCGGgggtgagagacagaggagcagcagagaacGAAAGAGCGGTAGCGGCGTTCAATGTCGAAGAGAGGTCACCATCACAAATCGGTCAGACAAAATTAGAACAGGACCGAGTACGTCCCAGTACGCCATAAAACGTCCCGGTACACCTAAATCTAGAAGTGCCAGTAGTATACTCCGCTTGGAGTGTGGCAAGCGCCATACCTTGCCATACCCAAACGACGCCACTGCACGTAACAACTCag AGGAAGTCATACTGTCTCaagtgaaaaaaagaatgaaggaTGTCCAATTTAAACTACAGAACCAAGACAACACAAAGCTGAATACGTTCCTGAA GACAAAAATCAAGGACTTGGAGACAGACAAGAGGGAGCTGGTCGGTGTCTTTGGTAGAAGTGGGGCTGGAAAGAGCTCTTTGATAAATGCCATCATTGGAGAGAAGGATCTTCTGCCAACAGGAAGCATCAGTGCATGTACCACGGTCATGATTAAAGTCGAGGCCAACATGCACAACTCAAAGTATGAGGCAGACATTGAGTTCATTACAAAAGAG gaCTGGGATGATGAATTGTGGCCTGGGCGTCATCTTTTGCCCTTTAatacagaacagaaaaagaaagatgatgatgatgatgatgatgatgaagacttTGTTGAAAAGCTGACTCAGCTATTTGGAGAAGAATGGAAACATGGAAAGACCTATGAAGAGCTGAAGGACCATAAACAAATCAGAGACCTTCTCCAAACTAAGAAAATTATGTTGTCATGTGAATCG GCTGAAGAGTTATCTAAAAAATTAGTGAATTACACAAGAAGGAAGCAGGGAAACGTTGAAGATGGTAAGCGGTGGTACTGGCCACTAGTGAAGTGTGTGACTGTCAAGGTGCCAAAAGAGGGTTTTCTCCAACATGTCACACTTGTGGACCTTCCTGGAAGTGGAGACTATAACAAGAGCAGAGACAAAATGTGGAAGGAG ATTGTTGGAAAGTGTTCCACTGTGTGGATTGTGACTGAGATTAATCGAGCAgcgacagaaaaagaaacatgggAGATCCTGGAACATGCCAGTAGCATCATGGGAAACGGTGGAGAGTGTCACCAGATTCACTTCATCTGCACCAAGTCTGATCAGATTGATGATTCTGATGACCA ATCACCAGCTGATCGCATATTGACAAACAATAAGGACGtcaaaaaagaagtaaaaaatgaattcaacaacaaaaacaagattaac AAACACTTCAAAAACAGCTTTGAGGTGTTCACAGTGAGCGCCAGAGAgtttctaaaagaaaaacatctaaaaccAGATGACACTG AAATACCAAAACTTCAGGATATTTTGCAAAATCTCTATGACAAGCACTCAGAGACTTTGAACTATGTGTCTGGAGCTTATGGGATTCTGTCTTTGATTCAAGGAGCCCGCTGTAGAGAAGGG GCTGACAGAACAGATGTGTGTGCACACTTTAAACAAAACCTGAGCCGTCAACTTCATcaagtcaaaataaaactggaagAAGTCAACAAGGTTTTTGAAAAATGCCTCAGTGAAGGTGTTGAAAACTCCACAAAATATTGTGGAAAAGACCTGAATCGCTCGTTAACATTT AAAAAGGATGGCCGTGGTTTCCACAGGACACTGAAATGTGTAGTTGAGAACAATGGCATCtacaaaccaaaaaagaaagggaaaaagaaagggaCACCAATAAATCTCAACATGAAGTTGTCCTCATACCTGACTGACAGCATTGATGAGGAGTTCAAGAAAACCTTTCC AAATGACAGAGCATGTGAACCATTCAACGGAGTCATCAGTAGATTGTCACTCAACACAATTGAACTGATTCAGAAATACAAAgatgtggagctgcagctgataTTTCTGCAGACAGAG gaagaaataatgaagagaaaactgaacaaatacATCCGTGAGCAAAAGAAAACCATCTACAACAGTCTTACAGCCACTATTGCGGAAGACATGAAAAAATGCTATGAAC gagcAGCTTCATATAAAGGAGATGACacactgaaaaacatgaaagaggCTCTTCAGAGTCATGTCCGGGATTCAAAGAGCAGAATGTTTGATAATGCTAAAACAAATATGTTGGAGCAGCTGGATCAGCTGAAG GAGGACATCCTGAAGACACTGAGGACAACCATGAAGAAAGCCATTGAGCTCTCACTCAAGACAGATGACTTCTCATTCCCAG atgtttcaACAGAGCTTGGAGAGGTGAAGAAAATCTACAATGACATGAAGGCTCACCAGAAGAGAAGTAGCAAACAAT GA
- the LOC124998225 gene encoding nuclear GTPase SLIP-GC-like isoform X1, producing the protein MPEQRDLWTLMASQENRNHQLNDHVTRGIISVRIEHFCRCDEAAVCTAYGHVREPGMHSRQRAEGGGERQRSSRERKSGSGVQCRREVTITNRSDKIRTGPSTSQYAIKRPGTPKSRSASSILRLECGKRHTLPYPNDATARNNSEEVILSQVKKRMKDVQFKLQNQDNTKLNTFLKTKIKDLETDKRELVGVFGRSGAGKSSLINAIIGEKDLLPTGSISACTTVMIKVEANMHNSKYEADIEFITKEDWDDELWPGRHLLPFNTEQKKKDDDDDDDDEDFVEKLTQLFGEEWKHGKTYEELKDHKQIRDLLQTKKIMLSCESAEELSKKLVNYTRRKQGNVEDGKRWYWPLVKCVTVKVPKEGFLQHVTLVDLPGSGDYNKSRDKMWKEIVGKCSTVWIVTEINRAATEKETWEILEHASSIMGNGGECHQIHFICTKSDQIDDSDDQSPADRILTNNKDVKKEVKNEFNNKNKINKHFKNSFEVFTVSAREFLKEKHLKPDDTEIPKLQDILQNLYDKHSETLNYVSGAYGILSLIQGARCREGADRTDVCAHFKQNLSRQLHQVKIKLEEVNKVFEKCLSEGVENSTKYCGKDLNRSLTFKKDGRGFHRTLKCVVENNGIYKPKKKGKKKGTPINLNMKLSSYLTDSIDEEFKKTFPNDRACEPFNGVISRLSLNTIELIQKYKDVELQLIFLQTEEEIMKRKLNKYIREQKKTIYNSLTATIAEDMKKCYERAASYKGDDTLKNMKEALQSHVRDSKSRMFDNAKTNMLEQLDQLKEDILKTLRTTMKKAIELSLKTDDFSFPDVSTELGEVKKIYNDMKAHQKRSSKQ; encoded by the exons TGTGATGAGGCAGCGGTGTGCACGGCGTATGGACACGTGAGAGAGCCAGGGATGCATAGCAGGCAGCGCGCTGAGGGCGGgggtgagagacagaggagcagcagagaacGAAAGAGCGGTAGCGGCGTTCAATGTCGAAGAGAGGTCACCATCACAAATCGGTCAGACAAAATTAGAACAGGACCGAGTACGTCCCAGTACGCCATAAAACGTCCCGGTACACCTAAATCTAGAAGTGCCAGTAGTATACTCCGCTTGGAGTGTGGCAAGCGCCATACCTTGCCATACCCAAACGACGCCACTGCACGTAACAACTCag AGGAAGTCATACTGTCTCaagtgaaaaaaagaatgaaggaTGTCCAATTTAAACTACAGAACCAAGACAACACAAAGCTGAATACGTTCCTGAA GACAAAAATCAAGGACTTGGAGACAGACAAGAGGGAGCTGGTCGGTGTCTTTGGTAGAAGTGGGGCTGGAAAGAGCTCTTTGATAAATGCCATCATTGGAGAGAAGGATCTTCTGCCAACAGGAAGCATCAGTGCATGTACCACGGTCATGATTAAAGTCGAGGCCAACATGCACAACTCAAAGTATGAGGCAGACATTGAGTTCATTACAAAAGAG gaCTGGGATGATGAATTGTGGCCTGGGCGTCATCTTTTGCCCTTTAatacagaacagaaaaagaaagatgatgatgatgatgatgatgatgaagacttTGTTGAAAAGCTGACTCAGCTATTTGGAGAAGAATGGAAACATGGAAAGACCTATGAAGAGCTGAAGGACCATAAACAAATCAGAGACCTTCTCCAAACTAAGAAAATTATGTTGTCATGTGAATCG GCTGAAGAGTTATCTAAAAAATTAGTGAATTACACAAGAAGGAAGCAGGGAAACGTTGAAGATGGTAAGCGGTGGTACTGGCCACTAGTGAAGTGTGTGACTGTCAAGGTGCCAAAAGAGGGTTTTCTCCAACATGTCACACTTGTGGACCTTCCTGGAAGTGGAGACTATAACAAGAGCAGAGACAAAATGTGGAAGGAG ATTGTTGGAAAGTGTTCCACTGTGTGGATTGTGACTGAGATTAATCGAGCAgcgacagaaaaagaaacatgggAGATCCTGGAACATGCCAGTAGCATCATGGGAAACGGTGGAGAGTGTCACCAGATTCACTTCATCTGCACCAAGTCTGATCAGATTGATGATTCTGATGACCA ATCACCAGCTGATCGCATATTGACAAACAATAAGGACGtcaaaaaagaagtaaaaaatgaattcaacaacaaaaacaagattaac AAACACTTCAAAAACAGCTTTGAGGTGTTCACAGTGAGCGCCAGAGAgtttctaaaagaaaaacatctaaaaccAGATGACACTG AAATACCAAAACTTCAGGATATTTTGCAAAATCTCTATGACAAGCACTCAGAGACTTTGAACTATGTGTCTGGAGCTTATGGGATTCTGTCTTTGATTCAAGGAGCCCGCTGTAGAGAAGGG GCTGACAGAACAGATGTGTGTGCACACTTTAAACAAAACCTGAGCCGTCAACTTCATcaagtcaaaataaaactggaagAAGTCAACAAGGTTTTTGAAAAATGCCTCAGTGAAGGTGTTGAAAACTCCACAAAATATTGTGGAAAAGACCTGAATCGCTCGTTAACATTT AAAAAGGATGGCCGTGGTTTCCACAGGACACTGAAATGTGTAGTTGAGAACAATGGCATCtacaaaccaaaaaagaaagggaaaaagaaagggaCACCAATAAATCTCAACATGAAGTTGTCCTCATACCTGACTGACAGCATTGATGAGGAGTTCAAGAAAACCTTTCC AAATGACAGAGCATGTGAACCATTCAACGGAGTCATCAGTAGATTGTCACTCAACACAATTGAACTGATTCAGAAATACAAAgatgtggagctgcagctgataTTTCTGCAGACAGAG gaagaaataatgaagagaaaactgaacaaatacATCCGTGAGCAAAAGAAAACCATCTACAACAGTCTTACAGCCACTATTGCGGAAGACATGAAAAAATGCTATGAAC gagcAGCTTCATATAAAGGAGATGACacactgaaaaacatgaaagaggCTCTTCAGAGTCATGTCCGGGATTCAAAGAGCAGAATGTTTGATAATGCTAAAACAAATATGTTGGAGCAGCTGGATCAGCTGAAG GAGGACATCCTGAAGACACTGAGGACAACCATGAAGAAAGCCATTGAGCTCTCACTCAAGACAGATGACTTCTCATTCCCAG atgtttcaACAGAGCTTGGAGAGGTGAAGAAAATCTACAATGACATGAAGGCTCACCAGAAGAGAAGTAGCAAACAAT GA